A genomic region of Leptolyngbya sp. FACHB-261 contains the following coding sequences:
- a CDS encoding ammonium transporter, which yields MEPEAQKFLATFVSESYYYWASVFMIIIHAGFLAYEGGASRSKNVLATMVKNLLTLSSVGLAFYFFGWWVYNSFALWPMNGGILGPWTNFDASESLKAIQPYVEGSYPWSSALAPNTADNITGVFWFAFALFSMTTASILSGALIERVKIGAYIVLSIVLGSFAWVIAASWGWSAFGWFLPKLGYHDFGCSAVVHGLSGFFTLGVLLNLGPRIGKFDAQGRPRQILPHNLPLTMVGLMLIYVGFYAFLAACLIFLPGYTVETTIYNTPMTLSSLGVSTTLALASGIIGSYISSKADPFFTISGGLAGIISVSAGLDLYHPALVIVVAFIGGYTMPLVAGFVEKVGIDDPVGALGVHAYCGLLGVMMVGIVGTGYVQGEGIPPTSFTGQFIGGFICLIILGFIPGYVVSFILKKINLLRVSREEEIEGLDLSDLGVPGYPEGSVSSLPTLPSDTAQTVNH from the coding sequence ATGGAGCCAGAAGCTCAGAAATTTTTAGCGACGTTTGTCTCAGAGTCCTATTACTATTGGGCCTCTGTTTTCATGATCATCATTCACGCTGGTTTCCTGGCATATGAGGGAGGAGCTTCCCGGTCCAAAAATGTCTTGGCCACGATGGTCAAGAATCTGCTCACCCTGTCCAGTGTTGGCCTAGCTTTCTACTTTTTTGGCTGGTGGGTTTATAACTCATTTGCCTTATGGCCGATGAACGGCGGTATTCTCGGCCCCTGGACTAATTTCGACGCTAGTGAATCTCTTAAGGCCATTCAGCCCTATGTAGAAGGCTCCTATCCCTGGTCGTCAGCGCTAGCACCCAACACCGCAGACAATATAACCGGCGTATTCTGGTTTGCCTTTGCCCTGTTTTCCATGACCACAGCTTCGATCCTGTCGGGCGCGCTGATTGAGCGCGTCAAGATTGGGGCTTACATCGTGTTGTCGATTGTACTGGGTTCCTTTGCCTGGGTCATTGCTGCTTCCTGGGGTTGGAGTGCCTTTGGTTGGTTCTTGCCTAAGCTGGGTTACCACGATTTCGGTTGCTCCGCAGTCGTGCATGGCTTGTCTGGCTTCTTCACCTTAGGCGTTCTGCTGAACTTAGGTCCTAGGATTGGTAAGTTCGATGCTCAAGGACGGCCCAGACAAATTCTGCCCCACAATCTGCCGCTCACGATGGTCGGCTTGATGCTGATCTATGTGGGTTTTTATGCCTTTTTAGCGGCTTGTCTGATCTTCTTGCCGGGCTACACCGTAGAGACCACGATCTACAACACGCCCATGACCCTCTCCTCCTTGGGCGTGAGCACCACCCTGGCATTGGCTTCAGGCATCATCGGCTCCTATATCTCCTCGAAAGCCGATCCCTTCTTCACGATTTCGGGTGGACTGGCTGGCATTATTTCCGTCAGTGCTGGTCTCGACTTGTACCATCCGGCGCTGGTGATTGTGGTTGCTTTCATTGGTGGCTACACTATGCCTTTGGTTGCCGGTTTTGTTGAGAAAGTAGGGATTGATGATCCAGTCGGTGCGCTCGGTGTGCACGCCTATTGTGGTTTGCTCGGCGTGATGATGGTTGGCATCGTGGGAACAGGCTATGTGCAAGGTGAGGGCATTCCTCCCACTAGCTTTACCGGCCAATTTATTGGTGGCTTCATTTGTTTGATCATCCTGGGCTTCATCCCTGGTTACGTCGTGAGTTTCATTCTTAAGAAAATCAACCTGCTGCGCGTATCTAGAGAAGAAGAGATTGAGGGTTTAGATCTCTCAGATCTGGGTGTCCCAGGTTATCCCGAAGGCTCGGTCAGCAGTTTGCCGACTCTCCCTTCAGACACTGCTCAAACCGTCAACCACTGA
- the glnT gene encoding type III glutamate--ammonia ligase yields the protein MVSSLTKGQTLSESAKELKLDFFLVSYTDLLGGTRAKLVPAAKIDSVETDGAFFAPFASNLGLGPDAHDIAAIPDPNSLTVLPWQPNVGWLASDAYLDGEPFVASPRVIFKQVLKRCQELGYSYKTGVEAEFFLLKKTEQGYQIADSLDVAVRPCYDQMNLMRQFDFISTIVRYMEQLGWEPYQCDHEDANGQFELNWTYSDALTTADRHVFFKYMVKTLAEQRGLVATFMPKPFSNLTGNGGHIHMSLWNDGANAFGDAADELGLSLLGYEFLGGILAHGQGLSALCSPTVTSYKRLGATMTTSGSTWSPRYISYGGNNRTHMVRIPEGGRFECRLVDGAVNLYLAQAGLLAAGLDGLAQHLQPGKRLDENMFTRGSEFPDLPTLPNSLIEALNFLEQDALLMATLGELGARTFLDFKHQEWNAYNAMVSPWEMEQYINC from the coding sequence GTGGTTAGCAGCTTAACCAAGGGCCAAACGCTATCTGAATCGGCGAAAGAGCTGAAGCTTGATTTCTTCCTGGTATCCTACACCGACCTGTTGGGTGGGACCCGAGCTAAGTTGGTTCCGGCTGCCAAGATTGACTCTGTTGAAACCGATGGCGCTTTTTTCGCACCCTTTGCCTCAAACCTGGGACTTGGACCCGATGCTCACGACATCGCCGCGATTCCTGACCCAAATTCACTGACAGTTCTGCCCTGGCAACCAAATGTCGGTTGGCTTGCCAGTGATGCTTATCTGGATGGTGAACCCTTTGTCGCTTCGCCCCGAGTCATTTTCAAGCAGGTACTCAAGCGTTGCCAAGAGTTGGGCTATAGCTACAAAACTGGGGTAGAAGCTGAGTTTTTCCTGCTGAAAAAGACAGAGCAGGGGTATCAAATTGCCGATTCGCTAGATGTGGCAGTTCGTCCCTGCTACGACCAGATGAACTTGATGCGGCAGTTTGATTTCATCTCAACCATTGTGCGCTACATGGAGCAATTGGGTTGGGAACCCTATCAATGCGACCACGAAGATGCCAATGGCCAATTTGAGCTGAATTGGACCTATAGCGATGCGCTGACCACTGCTGACCGCCATGTGTTTTTCAAGTACATGGTGAAGACCCTGGCCGAGCAACGGGGCCTAGTGGCAACCTTCATGCCCAAGCCGTTTAGCAATCTCACGGGCAATGGTGGTCACATCCATATGAGCCTCTGGAACGATGGCGCTAATGCCTTTGGCGATGCTGCCGATGAGCTGGGACTATCGCTATTGGGCTATGAGTTCCTGGGCGGCATCCTGGCCCACGGGCAGGGCTTGTCTGCTCTGTGCAGCCCTACTGTCACCTCCTACAAGCGATTGGGGGCCACGATGACCACCTCCGGTAGCACTTGGAGTCCCCGCTACATTTCCTACGGCGGCAACAATCGTACGCACATGGTGCGCATTCCTGAAGGTGGGCGCTTTGAGTGTCGTCTGGTCGATGGGGCGGTCAATCTCTATCTAGCTCAGGCCGGTCTGCTAGCCGCTGGTTTAGATGGCTTGGCTCAGCACCTCCAGCCCGGTAAACGCCTAGACGAAAACATGTTTACCCGTGGCTCCGAATTTCCCGATCTGCCAACCTTGCCCAATAGCTTGATCGAGGCCTTGAACTTCCTGGAGCAGGACGCGTTGCTGATGGCAACCTTGGGTGAATTGGGTGCCAGAACTTTCTTGGACTTCAAGCATCAAGAATGGAATGCTTACAATGCGATGGTCAGCCCCTGGGAGATGGAGCAGTACATTAACTGCTGA
- a CDS encoding primary-amine oxidase has translation MTIARELPQTISASISIQHPLDPLTPEEITAAVSVVRKAKSLSDRVRFATVTLQEPDKSLVLNFQAGDSIEREAFLVILDNTTGSTYEAIVSLSTSAVVSWEVIPNVQPSILLDEFIECEQAVKASPEFQAALAKRGITDPDLVMVDPWSAGNFGMTDEQGQRLSRALCWVRSSPTDNGYARPIEGVIPVVDLNTMTVLRVEDYGVVQLPPEAGNYTTEFVQDLRPDLKPLEIVQPQGPSFEIDGYQVRWQKWQFRIGFTPREGLVLYTLGYEDQGRLRPILYRASLAEMVVPYGDPRPHHFRKNAFDVGEYGVGTLANSLTLGCDCLGEIRYFDAFMTDSRGQAVTIKNAVCLHEEDYGILWKHMDWRTNQTEVRRSRRLVVSFIATVGNYEYGFFWYLYQDASIQYEVKLTGIVNTTSMEPGETSKYGTLIAPQLNAPIHQHFFNVRLDMSVDGESNSVYEVNTEAEPMGPDNPYGNAFFAKSTLLETEQEAQRVIEPMTGRYWKIVNPSVHNRLGQAVAYKLVPGENILPFARPESSLLKRAAFTTKHLWVTPYQLQERFPAGDYPNQHPGGEGLPAWTQANRAIADTDVVVWYSFGHLHVPRPEDWPVMPTSYVGFMLKPVGFFEASPALDVPPSAPKHKSCCD, from the coding sequence ATGACGATTGCCCGTGAGTTGCCCCAAACGATCAGTGCATCTATCTCGATTCAGCACCCGCTCGATCCGCTAACGCCCGAGGAAATTACGGCGGCAGTTAGCGTGGTCCGCAAGGCCAAATCCTTAAGCGACCGCGTGCGTTTCGCGACCGTCACCCTGCAAGAACCGGACAAGAGCCTTGTGCTCAATTTCCAAGCGGGTGACTCGATTGAGCGCGAGGCTTTTCTGGTCATTCTGGATAACACTACCGGGTCAACTTATGAGGCAATCGTCTCCCTGAGCACTAGCGCTGTCGTTAGCTGGGAGGTCATCCCGAATGTACAGCCCTCGATTCTGTTGGATGAATTCATCGAGTGTGAGCAAGCGGTCAAAGCCAGCCCCGAGTTTCAAGCGGCACTAGCCAAACGGGGGATCACTGACCCAGATTTGGTCATGGTCGATCCCTGGTCAGCGGGCAATTTTGGCATGACCGACGAGCAGGGACAGCGCTTGTCACGGGCCTTGTGTTGGGTGCGCTCTAGCCCTACTGATAATGGCTATGCGCGACCGATTGAAGGTGTGATTCCGGTAGTGGATCTGAACACCATGACCGTGCTCCGGGTCGAAGATTACGGCGTGGTGCAATTGCCACCGGAAGCTGGTAACTACACCACCGAGTTTGTGCAGGATTTGCGCCCCGATCTCAAACCGCTAGAGATTGTGCAGCCCCAAGGCCCCAGTTTTGAGATCGATGGGTATCAAGTTCGCTGGCAGAAGTGGCAATTTCGCATTGGCTTTACGCCGCGCGAAGGGCTGGTGCTTTACACGCTTGGCTATGAAGATCAGGGGCGTTTGCGACCGATTTTGTATCGAGCTTCCCTGGCTGAAATGGTAGTGCCCTATGGCGATCCCAGGCCGCACCACTTCCGTAAGAACGCCTTTGATGTCGGTGAATACGGAGTGGGTACGCTGGCTAACTCGCTCACCTTAGGTTGCGATTGCCTGGGCGAGATTCGCTACTTTGATGCGTTCATGACCGATAGTCGCGGTCAGGCCGTCACAATTAAAAATGCCGTTTGTCTGCACGAAGAAGACTATGGCATTCTCTGGAAACACATGGACTGGCGCACCAATCAAACCGAAGTGCGTCGCTCCCGCCGTCTGGTAGTTTCGTTCATTGCCACGGTTGGCAATTACGAATATGGCTTTTTCTGGTATCTCTATCAGGACGCCTCAATCCAGTACGAAGTGAAGCTTACCGGCATCGTCAATACCACGAGCATGGAGCCGGGTGAGACCTCCAAATATGGCACGCTGATTGCCCCTCAACTGAATGCGCCTATTCACCAGCACTTCTTTAATGTTCGTCTGGACATGAGCGTCGATGGTGAGTCGAATTCGGTTTACGAGGTCAATACCGAAGCCGAACCTATGGGTCCTGATAACCCCTATGGCAATGCTTTCTTTGCCAAATCAACGCTGCTAGAAACTGAACAAGAAGCTCAGCGTGTGATTGAACCGATGACCGGCCGTTACTGGAAGATTGTGAACCCATCTGTGCACAACCGGCTGGGTCAGGCTGTAGCTTACAAACTGGTTCCTGGCGAGAACATTCTGCCGTTCGCGCGTCCAGAATCCAGTCTGCTCAAGCGAGCAGCGTTTACAACCAAGCATCTGTGGGTGACACCCTATCAGCTGCAGGAACGCTTTCCCGCAGGCGACTACCCCAACCAGCATCCCGGTGGCGAGGGCTTACCCGCCTGGACCCAGGCCAATCGCGCTATTGCCGACACTGATGTGGTTGTGTGGTACAGCTTTGGTCACCTCCATGTGCCCCGACCCGAAGATTGGCCGGTCATGCCCACCTCCTATGTTGGTTTCATGTTGAAGCCGGTAGGTTTCTTTGAGGCCAGTCCGGCTCTAGATGTACCGCCCTCAGCGCCTAAACATAAAAGCTGTTGCGATTAG
- a CDS encoding APC family permease encodes MAISTRSGAASGLRSECLSFRETLAQSIANIAPTATPTINAPLVFASAGKGMWLAYLIATIGLVLVGMSINQFARRSASPGSLYAYIARGLGPTVGVLSGWGLVIAYLLTAMAVLCGFSNYSNVLVSLLGFQIAPIFLFALCAGLCWYFAYKDIQLSTVLMLGLEAVSIGMILILAIVVLAGHGFTIDLSQLSLEGASSEGIRLGLVLAVFSYVGYESATALGDEAKEPLTTIPRAVVLSAVLAGTFFVIISYVEVLGFSGSDIPLDKSDAPLSVLANLAGVGFFGPLISIGALISFFACALASINAGGRILFSMARHGIFHSSMGQPHRLNETPHIAVTMSSLIVFLIPASMSLFGVKVLEIYGYLGTIATYGFLMTYILISVAAPVYLYRERALKIGDIVLAVLSVLFMLVPVVGSVYPTPPSPFNVFPYLFLMFLLVGATWFFLLRLHSPEIIDEMEGELEAIHTRFSDLKKV; translated from the coding sequence ATGGCTATCAGCACAAGGTCAGGGGCTGCCTCTGGCCTTAGATCAGAGTGTCTTTCTTTCCGAGAGACACTGGCTCAGTCAATTGCAAATATTGCACCTACCGCAACTCCTACGATCAACGCACCTCTAGTGTTCGCCAGTGCAGGTAAGGGAATGTGGCTGGCTTACTTGATTGCGACGATTGGCCTGGTGTTAGTCGGGATGAGTATCAATCAGTTTGCTCGTCGCTCCGCATCGCCAGGTTCACTGTATGCCTATATTGCCAGAGGTCTAGGACCCACCGTGGGTGTTCTTTCTGGTTGGGGGCTGGTGATTGCTTATTTGCTAACGGCGATGGCAGTTCTTTGCGGCTTCTCAAACTACAGCAATGTCTTAGTGAGCCTGCTGGGTTTTCAGATTGCACCGATTTTCTTGTTCGCGCTCTGCGCGGGTCTTTGCTGGTATTTTGCCTACAAAGATATTCAGCTATCCACCGTACTCATGCTCGGCCTTGAGGCTGTTTCCATTGGGATGATTCTCATCCTGGCCATCGTTGTTTTGGCAGGTCATGGCTTCACGATTGATCTGTCTCAGCTGAGCCTTGAGGGAGCTTCGTCTGAGGGCATCCGTTTGGGTCTGGTTCTCGCCGTCTTTAGTTATGTCGGCTATGAGAGCGCTACAGCGTTAGGTGACGAAGCCAAAGAGCCCTTAACCACGATTCCTCGGGCCGTGGTTCTCAGCGCCGTTCTGGCAGGAACTTTCTTTGTGATCATCTCCTACGTTGAGGTGCTGGGCTTCAGCGGTTCTGACATCCCTCTAGATAAGAGCGATGCGCCCCTGAGTGTCCTAGCTAATTTAGCGGGAGTGGGCTTCTTCGGTCCGCTCATTTCGATTGGGGCATTGATTAGCTTCTTCGCTTGTGCCTTGGCTAGCATCAATGCGGGCGGACGGATTCTGTTTTCGATGGCCCGCCACGGTATTTTCCATTCCTCAATGGGACAGCCCCATCGTTTAAATGAAACGCCGCACATTGCTGTGACTATGTCATCGCTGATCGTCTTTTTGATTCCCGCCTCAATGTCCCTATTTGGGGTCAAGGTGCTAGAGATTTACGGCTACTTGGGAACCATTGCCACTTACGGTTTTCTGATGACCTACATTCTGATCTCAGTTGCAGCTCCTGTCTACCTTTATCGCGAACGGGCTCTAAAGATCGGTGACATTGTGCTCGCCGTTCTGTCTGTGCTGTTCATGCTTGTTCCGGTGGTCGGCAGTGTTTATCCTACGCCGCCATCGCCGTTCAATGTATTCCCCTATTTGTTCTTGATGTTTCTGCTGGTTGGTGCAACCTGGTTCTTCTTGTTACGCCTTCACTCACCTGAAATTATTGACGAGATGGAGGGCGAACTTGAAGCGATCCACACTCGGTTCAGTGATCTAAAGAAAGTCTAA